A part of Microbulbifer sp. MI-G genomic DNA contains:
- the hisG gene encoding ATP phosphoribosyltransferase, whose protein sequence is MTMPITIALTKGRILRETLPILTSAGLAPLEDLSKSRKLTFPTECAGVRLLLLRGVDVPTYVQHGAADMGVAGKDTLLEHSSDGLYEPLDLGVARCRLMTAGIKGTELPHGRIRVATKFVESAKRYYAAKGRQVDIIKLYGAMELAPLMGLADEIVDIVDSGNTLKANGLEARETIAHISSRLIVNRAAMKMKYHLIGDLIEKLAAATTRTQG, encoded by the coding sequence ATGACTATGCCAATCACCATCGCCTTAACCAAGGGAAGAATCCTGCGGGAAACCCTGCCAATACTCACCTCTGCTGGACTGGCGCCCTTGGAGGATCTTTCAAAGAGTCGCAAGCTGACGTTTCCCACGGAATGCGCGGGGGTGCGCCTGCTTCTCCTGCGTGGTGTGGATGTGCCTACCTATGTCCAACATGGTGCGGCGGATATGGGGGTAGCGGGCAAGGACACCTTGTTGGAGCACAGTTCCGATGGCCTCTATGAGCCCCTGGATCTCGGGGTCGCCCGCTGCCGCCTGATGACAGCCGGTATCAAAGGGACGGAACTGCCCCATGGCCGGATCCGGGTGGCGACCAAGTTTGTCGAAAGTGCCAAACGCTATTACGCCGCCAAGGGGCGCCAGGTCGATATCATCAAATTATACGGTGCTATGGAGCTGGCGCCGCTGATGGGGTTGGCCGATGAAATCGTCGATATTGTGGACAGTGGCAACACGCTGAAAGCCAACGGCCTTGAGGCGAGAGAAACCATTGCACACATCAGCAGCCGTCTGATCGTTAACAGGGCCGCCATGAAAATGAAATATCACCTGATTGGCGATCTGATTGAAAAGCTGGCAGCGGCGACCACCCGCACCCAGGGTTAG
- the hisD gene encoding histidinol dehydrogenase, translated as MTSQCIRRLNTAEKNFDTQLDQLLAWEAVTSDAVASVVAEILQQVRSRGDAAVIEYTNRFDRRELVRAGDFIVASADLNAALQRISPEDREALEVAAQRVRDYHYHQVQESWHYIEADGTVLGQQITPMARVGIYVPGGKASYPSSVLMNAIPAKVAGVDCVNMVVPAPDGKLNDLVLAAAGIAGVNQVYTIGGAQAVAALAYGTETIAAVDKIVGPGNVYVAAAKRAVFGRVAIDMIAGPSEILVICDGGTDPDWIAMDLLSQAEHDEMAQSILLCPDAQFLDKVAVSLQQLLTDLPRAPVARKSLAKRGALIQVGSLEEAIRLSNRIAPEHLEVSVADPERFLPQICNAGAIFLGRYTAEALGDYCAGPNHVLPTSGTARFSSPLGVYDFQKRSSVIYCSAEGADKLGRVAGTLARGEGLEAHARSAAFRIKGDTPGQ; from the coding sequence ATGACAAGTCAGTGCATTCGCCGGCTGAATACAGCGGAAAAAAACTTTGATACGCAGCTGGACCAATTGCTGGCCTGGGAAGCGGTTACCAGCGATGCAGTAGCGTCCGTGGTTGCAGAAATACTGCAACAGGTGCGCAGTCGGGGCGATGCCGCAGTCATCGAGTATACCAATCGCTTCGATCGCCGCGAGTTGGTTCGGGCAGGTGACTTTATTGTGGCATCCGCCGATCTGAACGCGGCCCTGCAGCGTATCAGCCCCGAGGACCGTGAAGCGCTTGAAGTTGCCGCCCAGCGGGTGCGGGACTACCACTACCACCAGGTGCAGGAATCCTGGCACTACATTGAAGCTGATGGCACAGTGCTGGGGCAGCAGATTACCCCGATGGCGCGGGTGGGGATTTACGTCCCCGGCGGCAAGGCTTCATATCCCTCCTCGGTTTTGATGAATGCCATTCCAGCCAAGGTTGCCGGCGTTGATTGTGTGAATATGGTGGTGCCAGCGCCGGATGGGAAATTGAATGATCTGGTTCTGGCGGCTGCGGGGATTGCGGGTGTCAATCAGGTGTATACCATCGGTGGTGCCCAGGCGGTGGCGGCACTGGCATATGGTACCGAGACCATTGCTGCAGTGGATAAAATTGTCGGTCCTGGCAATGTTTATGTGGCTGCTGCCAAGCGCGCGGTGTTTGGCCGTGTGGCCATCGATATGATTGCGGGGCCATCGGAGATACTGGTGATCTGTGACGGCGGCACCGATCCAGACTGGATTGCCATGGACCTGCTTTCCCAGGCCGAGCACGATGAGATGGCGCAGTCAATTTTGCTGTGCCCGGATGCACAATTCCTCGATAAGGTGGCGGTTTCTCTGCAACAGCTGCTGACCGATCTGCCCAGGGCGCCGGTCGCACGAAAATCCCTGGCCAAACGGGGGGCCTTGATTCAGGTTGGTTCGCTGGAGGAGGCAATAAGGCTTTCCAATCGCATAGCCCCTGAACACCTGGAGGTTTCTGTCGCCGATCCCGAGCGTTTTCTGCCGCAAATATGCAATGCCGGCGCTATCTTCCTTGGTCGCTACACCGCGGAAGCATTGGGGGATTACTGCGCAGGTCCCAACCATGTGCTACCCACCAGTGGTACTGCCCGATTCTCATCGCCGCTGGGGGTGTATGATTTCCAGAAGCGCAGTTCCGTTATCTATTGTTCCGCCGAGGGCGCTGACAAACTGGGCCGTGTTGCCGGGACGCTCGCCCGCGGCGAGGGATTGGAGGCCCACGCCCGCTCCGCCGCGTTTCGCATCAAGGGTGATACCCCCGGCCAATAA
- a CDS encoding nuclear transport factor 2 family protein, with product MMRALSLALLLVLATAPTQAGDQEKLKQLLIHFLNNAASNAEVHRRFWAKDLIYTSSAGKRFGKHQIMQGLENPGSEPASVRYTAEDIDIRLLGDTAIVAFKLLADDSTSGEANHYFNTGTFVKQQGEWRALAWQATKIPHID from the coding sequence ATGATGCGCGCACTATCCCTGGCCTTGCTTCTGGTACTGGCCACCGCTCCGACCCAAGCTGGCGATCAGGAGAAACTGAAGCAGCTTCTTATTCACTTTCTCAATAATGCCGCCAGCAATGCGGAAGTCCACCGCCGCTTTTGGGCCAAAGACCTGATCTATACCAGCTCAGCTGGCAAGCGATTCGGTAAGCACCAGATTATGCAGGGATTGGAAAACCCAGGCAGTGAGCCGGCATCCGTGCGTTACACCGCTGAAGACATTGATATCCGACTGCTGGGAGATACCGCCATTGTGGCATTCAAGTTGCTGGCTGATGACAGTACCAGCGGGGAAGCCAATCACTATTTCAACACCGGAACCTTTGTCAAACAACAAGGCGAGTGGCGCGCACTTGCCTGGCAGGCGACAAAAATTCCGCACATTGACTGA
- a CDS encoding S1C family serine protease: MSQNRFIWDWALPALVGVAIAALLLVVFPQLRGSAPSPAMEDRQGPVSYARAVNLAGPAVVNIYTRTAVPQRRHPLFSDPLFRRLFDNMNVPQRERMQSNLGSGVIVSDTGYILTNHHVVDQADAIVILLADGREAQARLVGSDADFDLAVLKIELTDLTSIAVGKPEAAQVGDIVLAIGNPFGVGQTVTQGIISAKGRHLENSGRGGYLQNFLQTDAAVNPGNSGGALVDSQGRLLGINTSILNQSGYSGGISFAIPANIAFKVMQDIIAYGRVVPGWLGIEASAISPQMAREFNLSSAGGVMVTAIYNEGPAHTAGLKPGDVITHIDGLPIGDGKQGEATMATLRPGDTVSITFVRDGSAHTVEATVSVKPKPSTATD, from the coding sequence GTGTCGCAAAATCGCTTTATATGGGACTGGGCCCTACCCGCGCTGGTAGGCGTTGCCATAGCAGCCCTGCTACTGGTTGTCTTTCCGCAATTGCGCGGCAGCGCGCCCTCCCCTGCAATGGAAGACAGGCAAGGCCCCGTATCTTACGCCCGCGCAGTGAATCTCGCCGGCCCCGCCGTCGTCAATATCTATACCCGTACAGCCGTGCCACAGCGGCGGCATCCCCTTTTTAGCGATCCCCTGTTCCGCCGGCTGTTCGATAATATGAATGTACCCCAGCGGGAGCGGATGCAATCCAACCTGGGCTCTGGTGTCATTGTCAGCGATACAGGCTATATCCTCACCAATCACCATGTGGTCGACCAGGCCGACGCCATTGTAATCCTGCTGGCAGATGGCCGGGAGGCACAGGCGCGGCTAGTGGGCAGCGACGCAGATTTCGACCTGGCGGTCTTGAAGATTGAACTCACCGATCTCACCTCAATCGCCGTCGGGAAACCCGAAGCCGCTCAGGTGGGGGATATCGTTCTGGCGATAGGCAATCCCTTTGGAGTTGGCCAGACAGTGACTCAGGGGATCATCAGCGCCAAGGGACGCCATCTGGAGAACTCTGGCAGAGGTGGGTATTTGCAGAATTTCCTACAAACGGATGCCGCGGTAAACCCCGGCAACTCCGGCGGCGCCCTGGTTGACTCACAGGGACGCCTGCTGGGGATCAATACCTCAATTCTCAACCAATCCGGGTACTCAGGAGGCATCAGTTTCGCCATCCCCGCCAACATCGCCTTTAAGGTGATGCAGGACATTATTGCTTACGGTCGGGTGGTGCCCGGTTGGCTTGGCATAGAGGCCAGTGCCATCAGCCCGCAGATGGCCAGGGAGTTCAACCTGAGCTCAGCGGGGGGGGTCATGGTCACGGCCATCTACAATGAAGGCCCCGCCCACACTGCAGGGCTCAAGCCGGGGGATGTCATTACACATATTGATGGCCTCCCAATCGGCGATGGCAAGCAGGGCGAGGCGACAATGGCAACCTTGCGGCCTGGCGATACCGTATCCATCACCTTTGTCCGCGACGGTTCCGCGCATACCGTGGAAGCAACAGTCTCAGTCAAACCCAAGCCATCCACCGCCACAGATTAA
- the sat gene encoding sulfate adenylyltransferase, with protein sequence MSLVRPHGSVELQPRFVYDSERHHRLMHEAESLPSIVVSSAAAANAVMLGAGYFNPLHGYMNLADALSVAETLRTVDGLFWPVPILNLVEDISAIEGASRIALRDPNVEGNPVLAVMDVEAIETLSSEQVSLMAKQVFGTLDKQHPGVATFQSTGRKLVSGPIEVLNFSYFQNDFPDTFRTAVEIRNEFTERGWNRVVAFQTRNPMHRAHEELCKMALEGVGADGVLIHMLLGQLKPGDIPAPVRDASIRKMVELYFPANTVMVTGYGFDMLYAGPREAVLHAVFRQNCGCSHLIVGRDHAGVGDYYGAFDAQTIFDEQVPDGALEIEIFRADHTAYSKKLNKVVMMRDVPDHTREDFILLSGTKVREMLGGGIAPPPEFSRPEVAKILMDYYQSL encoded by the coding sequence ATGTCCCTAGTTCGTCCCCACGGCAGTGTTGAGCTGCAGCCGCGTTTTGTCTATGACAGTGAGCGGCATCACCGGTTAATGCATGAAGCGGAATCTTTGCCCTCTATCGTGGTGAGTTCTGCTGCCGCCGCCAATGCCGTGATGCTGGGCGCGGGTTACTTTAATCCTCTGCACGGCTATATGAATCTCGCAGATGCCCTGAGTGTGGCGGAGACACTGCGCACGGTGGATGGCCTGTTCTGGCCGGTGCCCATATTAAATCTCGTAGAGGATATCAGCGCGATTGAAGGGGCCTCCCGCATTGCATTGCGCGACCCGAATGTCGAAGGAAACCCGGTGTTGGCAGTGATGGATGTGGAGGCCATTGAAACCCTATCCAGCGAGCAAGTGAGCCTTATGGCCAAACAAGTTTTTGGTACCCTGGATAAGCAGCATCCCGGCGTAGCGACTTTTCAGTCAACGGGCCGCAAGCTGGTTTCCGGCCCCATTGAGGTGCTCAACTTCAGCTATTTCCAAAATGATTTTCCGGATACTTTTCGAACCGCGGTTGAAATCCGCAATGAATTTACTGAGCGTGGCTGGAACCGGGTTGTCGCTTTCCAGACCCGCAATCCCATGCATCGCGCCCACGAGGAACTGTGCAAAATGGCTCTGGAGGGTGTGGGAGCAGATGGTGTCCTGATTCACATGCTGCTGGGGCAGTTAAAACCGGGGGATATTCCCGCACCAGTGCGCGATGCCTCTATCCGCAAGATGGTGGAATTATACTTCCCGGCCAATACGGTGATGGTGACTGGTTACGGCTTTGATATGCTCTATGCGGGCCCGCGCGAGGCAGTACTGCATGCAGTATTTCGTCAGAACTGCGGCTGCAGCCACCTGATTGTCGGTCGTGATCACGCAGGTGTAGGTGACTACTACGGGGCCTTTGATGCACAGACTATCTTTGATGAGCAAGTACCCGATGGTGCCCTTGAGATCGAGATTTTCCGAGCTGACCATACAGCCTACTCAAAGAAGTTGAATAAAGTTGTAATGATGCGCGATGTGCCGGATCATACCAGAGAGGATTTTATTCTTCTGTCCGGCACAAAAGTACGCGAAATGCTTGGTGGCGGTATTGCGCCTCCGCCGGAATTCTCCCGCCCGGAAGTGGCTAAAATCCTGATGGATTACTACCAAAGCCTGTAA
- a CDS encoding YhcB family protein, translated as MHSTSVLILVGILGLILGAFLAFLTVRGRTSGERSQELEQRLQEANDKLRDFQLQVNEHFDQTAQLVHNLTESYRDVHEYLANSALRLSNQDIGRQMLEAGSGKLQNDDSQLKDMEPPRDWAPKEPGTKGTLAEDYGLDKEAHAGS; from the coding sequence GTGCACTCTACATCGGTATTAATTCTAGTTGGCATCCTCGGCTTGATACTGGGCGCCTTTCTGGCATTCCTGACAGTCCGCGGGCGTACCAGTGGAGAGCGCTCTCAGGAACTGGAGCAGCGCCTGCAAGAAGCCAACGACAAATTGCGGGATTTCCAACTCCAGGTCAACGAGCACTTTGACCAGACCGCCCAACTGGTTCACAACCTCACTGAGAGCTACAGGGACGTTCACGAATACCTGGCCAATAGCGCCCTGCGCCTCTCCAATCAGGATATCGGGCGGCAAATGCTCGAAGCCGGCAGCGGCAAGCTGCAAAATGACGATAGTCAACTGAAGGATATGGAGCCACCCCGGGATTGGGCGCCGAAAGAACCGGGCACCAAAGGGACCCTGGCCGAGGACTACGGCCTGGACAAAGAGGCCCATGCCGGAAGCTGA
- the zapE gene encoding cell division protein ZapE, translating to MLSARPSLASPIERYESDLQRPDFTLDLSQRAAVQALQDLYLRLVARAERGAIARLVSRLSGNAAVPETGLYLWGGVGRGKTYLMDAFFESLPFAQKQRTHFHRFMRQVHRELKEYTGEKNPLDKVADKIARRVRVLCFDEFFVSDIADAMILAGLLEALFSRGVSLVATSNIEPEGLYKDGLQRVRFLPAIDLLQCNTKVVNVDGGIDYRLRTLEILELYHTPLGRAAEDSLAYSFAQLSVDGCEVRSNVQLQVEGRPILALKVADDVAWFNFADLCDGPRSQNDYIELAREFQTILLAAVPRFDARMDAQARRFIHLIDELYDRCVKLVVSAEVPAEQLYGGHHLCFEFERAVSRLLEMRSREYLERAHRPG from the coding sequence ATGTTGTCTGCCAGACCATCTTTAGCTTCCCCTATTGAGCGTTACGAAAGTGATTTGCAGCGCCCGGATTTTACCCTGGATCTATCCCAGCGGGCCGCGGTGCAGGCGTTGCAGGATTTGTACCTGCGCTTGGTTGCCCGGGCCGAGCGGGGTGCTATTGCCCGCCTGGTGTCGCGCCTGAGCGGAAATGCGGCGGTGCCGGAAACGGGGCTCTACCTCTGGGGCGGGGTCGGTCGGGGCAAGACGTATTTGATGGATGCTTTTTTTGAATCTCTGCCATTTGCACAGAAACAGCGTACGCACTTCCACCGCTTTATGCGCCAGGTGCACAGAGAGTTGAAAGAGTATACAGGGGAGAAGAACCCCCTGGACAAGGTGGCTGACAAGATTGCCCGCCGGGTGCGGGTGTTATGCTTTGACGAATTCTTTGTGTCCGATATTGCCGATGCCATGATCCTGGCGGGTTTGCTAGAGGCGCTGTTTAGTCGGGGAGTGTCTCTGGTAGCCACTTCCAATATTGAGCCTGAAGGGCTTTACAAGGATGGCTTGCAAAGAGTGCGGTTTTTGCCGGCCATCGATTTGCTTCAGTGCAACACCAAGGTGGTCAATGTTGATGGCGGTATCGACTACCGCTTGCGCACCCTGGAAATACTGGAACTCTACCACACACCTTTGGGCAGGGCGGCAGAGGACAGCCTGGCCTATAGCTTTGCGCAGTTGAGTGTGGATGGCTGTGAAGTGCGCAGCAATGTGCAATTGCAGGTGGAGGGGCGGCCCATTCTGGCCCTGAAAGTGGCGGATGATGTCGCTTGGTTTAACTTTGCCGACTTGTGTGATGGCCCCCGCTCCCAGAATGACTATATAGAACTGGCGCGGGAGTTTCAGACCATACTGCTGGCGGCGGTTCCCAGGTTTGATGCGCGAATGGATGCCCAGGCAAGGCGTTTTATTCACTTGATCGATGAACTCTATGATCGCTGCGTCAAGCTGGTGGTCTCTGCCGAGGTGCCGGCTGAGCAGCTATACGGTGGACATCACCTGTGCTTTGAGTTTGAACGCGCGGTCAGCCGGTTGCTCGAAATGCGCTCCCGCGAATACCTGGAGCGTGCACACAGACCTGGATAA
- the rplM gene encoding 50S ribosomal protein L13 has translation MKTYSAKPEAVKRDWYIVDAADKTLGRISAEIAHRLRGKHKPEYTPHVDTGDYIIVINAEKVRVTGNKAIDKIYHSHSGYPGGLKSISFEKLIEKAPERTIQSAVKGMLPKGPLGRAMFRKLKVYSGSVHPHAAQQPIELAI, from the coding sequence ATGAAGACTTACAGTGCCAAGCCAGAAGCGGTAAAGCGCGACTGGTACATTGTTGACGCTGCGGACAAGACTCTCGGCCGTATTTCTGCCGAGATCGCCCACCGCCTGCGCGGCAAGCACAAGCCTGAATATACGCCCCACGTGGACACTGGCGATTACATCATCGTGATCAACGCCGAAAAGGTCCGCGTGACCGGCAACAAGGCCATAGACAAGATCTACCATAGTCATTCCGGCTACCCTGGTGGCCTCAAGTCCATCAGCTTTGAGAAGTTGATTGAGAAGGCCCCTGAGCGCACGATTCAAAGCGCCGTTAAAGGCATGCTGCCGAAGGGCCCGCTGGGCCGCGCCATGTTCAGGAAGTTGAAAGTGTACAGTGGCAGTGTACATCCACATGCGGCTCAACAGCCGATTGAACTGGCGATCTAA
- the rpsI gene encoding 30S ribosomal protein S9, with protein MATTQYYGTGRRKTSTARVFVVPGEGKITVNGRALDEYFGREVARMIVRQPLEKVDMAEKFDINVTVKGGGSFGQAGAIRHGLTRALMQYDEALRQPLRSAGYVTRDAREVERKKVGLRKARKKPQFSKR; from the coding sequence ATGGCAACTACTCAATACTATGGTACCGGTCGCCGCAAGACCTCCACCGCCCGCGTGTTTGTCGTGCCTGGAGAGGGAAAGATCACCGTGAATGGTCGGGCCCTGGACGAATATTTCGGTCGTGAAGTGGCTCGTATGATCGTGCGCCAACCGCTGGAAAAAGTCGATATGGCAGAAAAATTTGACATCAATGTCACGGTAAAAGGCGGTGGTTCCTTTGGCCAGGCGGGTGCTATCCGCCACGGCCTGACCCGTGCTCTGATGCAGTACGACGAGGCGCTGCGCCAGCCGCTGCGCAGCGCAGGCTACGTGACCCGTGACGCCCGCGAAGTAGAGCGTAAAAAGGTGGGTCTGCGCAAAGCGCGCAAGAAGCCACAGTTCTCCAAGCGTTAA
- the petA gene encoding ubiquinol-cytochrome c reductase iron-sulfur subunit, whose translation MSDDGVNAGRRRFLTAATSVVGGAGVVGVAVPFVASWNPSAKAKAAGAPVKYNINKLEPGQMVTVEWRGQPVFVVRRTTEALQNLEKVVPLLRDPDSEESIQPAYVNPENRAIKPHLLVLVGLCTHLGCAPIYRPEVGATDLGGSEWLGGFFCPCHGSKYDMAGRVYKGVPAPTNLVVPAYSYESDDVIVIGVDQEDAA comes from the coding sequence ATGAGTGATGACGGTGTAAATGCAGGACGGCGCCGTTTTTTGACCGCTGCCACCTCAGTTGTCGGTGGTGCGGGTGTGGTTGGGGTCGCTGTCCCTTTTGTCGCCTCCTGGAATCCGAGTGCCAAGGCAAAAGCTGCGGGTGCTCCAGTTAAATACAATATCAACAAGCTGGAACCGGGCCAGATGGTGACTGTTGAGTGGCGGGGCCAGCCGGTATTTGTGGTGCGCAGAACCACCGAGGCACTGCAGAACCTGGAAAAAGTGGTGCCGCTGCTGCGTGACCCGGACTCAGAAGAATCCATCCAACCGGCGTATGTCAATCCGGAAAACCGCGCTATCAAGCCGCATTTGCTGGTTTTGGTTGGCCTGTGTACCCATTTGGGCTGTGCCCCCATTTACCGGCCTGAAGTTGGTGCCACTGATCTCGGTGGCAGCGAGTGGCTCGGTGGCTTCTTTTGCCCCTGCCACGGTTCCAAGTACGATATGGCCGGCCGTGTGTATAAGGGTGTGCCCGCACCGACCAACCTGGTGGTACCAGCGTATTCCTATGAGAGCGATGACGTCATCGTAATCGGCGTAGACCAGGAGGATGCCGCATGA
- a CDS encoding ubiquinol-cytochrome c reductase — MKWLANFGDWVDQRLPIYQAWDRHMGKYYAPKNFNLWYFFGVFSLIVLVNQLLTGIWLVMSYNPSAEGAFASVEYIMRDVDWGWLIRYLHSTGASAFFVVVYLHMFRGLMYGSYKPPRELVWIFGMCIYLVLMAEAFMGYVLPWGQMSYWGAQVIVSLFGAIPGIGESLVEWIRGDYLISGITLTRFFSLHVIALPLVLVLLVVLHILALHEVGSNNPDGIEIKKNKDERGIPKDGIPFHPYYSVHDLVGIAVFLFIFATVVFFFPEMGGFFLEHANFEEANPLKTPPHIAPVWYFTPFYAVLRAVTMDIGPLTAKFLGLVAMGAAIAVLFVLPWLDKSPVRSIRYKGWLPKALLLVFVAVFIILGYLGVKSPTPARNFLAQVGTLFYFAFFLTMPVWTNPKVRKGMGSWIVSIVFGVLFLWMAVENYTASTFVAIVTVLLALFFAALPWIASRDEVYPEPERVTSPSGGKTFAILFMGLIVVGLLTVVPIKAVGAESNIELDPINIDLQDKPSLQRGAKYFVNYCMGCHSADYSRWERVGTDLDIPTELMLQNLVLGNDKIGSLMQIAMRPDDSKVWFGATPPDLTLVARSRSPEWLYTYLRSFYRDDSRATGVNNKVFPSVAMPHVLLELQGLQECAPGPKRDHGKIVRDELGNPIMDADCGSLQVGKIKGSMSPEEFDQAMYDLVNFMEYIAEPMAEERKRIGFYVLAFIVVFFVFAWLLNREYWKDVHH, encoded by the coding sequence ATGAAATGGCTGGCAAATTTCGGTGACTGGGTGGATCAGCGCCTGCCGATTTACCAAGCGTGGGACAGGCATATGGGCAAGTACTACGCGCCCAAAAATTTTAACCTGTGGTATTTCTTTGGGGTTTTTTCCCTAATCGTACTGGTCAATCAGTTACTGACCGGTATCTGGCTGGTCATGAGCTACAACCCCTCTGCTGAGGGCGCCTTCGCCTCCGTCGAGTACATTATGCGTGATGTGGACTGGGGTTGGCTGATCCGATATCTGCACTCCACCGGTGCCTCTGCATTCTTTGTGGTGGTGTATCTGCATATGTTTCGCGGTTTGATGTATGGTTCCTACAAGCCACCGCGGGAACTGGTGTGGATCTTCGGGATGTGTATCTATCTGGTGCTGATGGCTGAGGCATTTATGGGCTATGTATTGCCCTGGGGCCAGATGTCCTACTGGGGAGCCCAGGTGATCGTATCCCTGTTTGGTGCGATACCGGGTATTGGTGAGAGTCTGGTAGAGTGGATCCGGGGGGATTACCTGATCTCCGGTATTACCCTGACCCGCTTTTTCTCCCTGCATGTGATTGCACTGCCGTTAGTGCTGGTACTGTTGGTTGTGCTGCACATCCTTGCGCTGCACGAAGTGGGTTCCAATAACCCCGATGGGATTGAGATCAAGAAAAACAAGGACGAGCGGGGCATTCCCAAAGATGGTATCCCCTTCCACCCTTACTACTCTGTTCACGACCTAGTGGGTATCGCGGTCTTTCTGTTTATCTTTGCTACCGTGGTGTTCTTCTTCCCGGAGATGGGAGGCTTCTTTCTAGAGCATGCCAACTTTGAGGAAGCCAACCCGCTGAAGACACCACCGCATATCGCGCCAGTCTGGTACTTTACCCCTTTCTACGCTGTACTGCGGGCAGTGACCATGGATATCGGGCCGCTGACGGCAAAGTTCCTTGGTCTAGTGGCAATGGGTGCTGCGATTGCCGTCCTGTTTGTACTGCCGTGGCTGGATAAAAGCCCGGTGCGCTCGATCCGTTACAAGGGCTGGCTGCCGAAAGCGCTGTTGCTGGTATTTGTTGCCGTATTTATTATCCTCGGCTACCTGGGTGTTAAGTCCCCGACACCTGCACGCAACTTTCTGGCGCAAGTGGGTACCCTGTTCTATTTTGCCTTCTTCCTGACCATGCCGGTTTGGACCAATCCCAAAGTGCGCAAAGGCATGGGTTCCTGGATTGTGAGTATTGTTTTTGGTGTGCTGTTCCTTTGGATGGCCGTTGAAAACTATACCGCGAGTACCTTTGTCGCTATTGTGACTGTACTGCTTGCTCTGTTCTTCGCTGCATTGCCCTGGATTGCCAGTCGCGATGAGGTGTATCCGGAGCCGGAGCGTGTCACCAGCCCCTCTGGTGGCAAGACATTCGCAATCCTGTTTATGGGTTTGATCGTGGTGGGCCTGTTGACGGTGGTTCCCATCAAGGCAGTGGGTGCCGAATCAAACATTGAATTGGACCCTATCAACATCGACTTGCAGGACAAGCCGTCGCTGCAGCGCGGTGCCAAGTACTTTGTCAACTACTGCATGGGCTGCCACAGTGCCGATTACTCTCGCTGGGAACGGGTGGGCACCGATCTGGATATCCCCACTGAGCTGATGTTGCAGAACCTGGTTCTGGGTAATGATAAGATCGGTAGCCTGATGCAGATTGCCATGCGTCCGGATGACTCCAAGGTATGGTTTGGTGCCACACCGCCCGATCTGACACTGGTAGCCCGCTCCCGCTCCCCGGAATGGCTCTACACTTACCTCCGCAGTTTCTACCGGGATGACAGTCGTGCAACCGGAGTGAATAACAAGGTCTTCCCCAGCGTGGCCATGCCCCACGTATTGCTTGAGCTGCAGGGGCTTCAGGAGTGTGCCCCCGGGCCAAAGCGCGACCACGGCAAGATCGTGCGCGATGAGCTGGGCAATCCGATAATGGATGCCGATTGTGGTAGCCTACAGGTGGGCAAGATCAAGGGTTCCATGAGCCCTGAAGAGTTTGACCAGGCCATGTATGACCTGGTGAACTTTATGGAATACATTGCCGAGCCGATGGCAGAGGAGCGCAAGCGAATCGGTTTTTACGTGTTGGCGTTTATTGTTGTCTTTTTTGTGTTCGCCTGGTTGCTGAACCGGGAATACTGGAAAGACGTACACCACTGA
- a CDS encoding glutathione S-transferase N-terminal domain-containing protein, translating into MGVPTNKRSSMTFFSDGQSHYSHRVRIVLAEKGVSVDIIDVSADDKPAELADLNPYNSLPTLVDRDLVLFETKVMMEYLDERFPHPPLLPVYPVARAQSRQIMYRIERDWCPLVDKVLAGGKDAPAARKELRDSLAGIAPMFDDLPYFFNEEFSLVDCCMAPLLWRLEQFEISLPNTKQVKPLLDYMDRLFARDAFQQSLTEYEREMR; encoded by the coding sequence ATGGGTGTGCCTACCAACAAGCGCTCCTCTATGACCTTCTTTTCCGACGGCCAGAGCCATTACAGCCACCGGGTACGCATTGTGCTTGCCGAAAAAGGGGTGTCTGTGGATATCATAGATGTGAGTGCAGACGATAAACCTGCCGAACTCGCTGACCTCAACCCCTACAACTCCCTGCCCACTCTGGTGGATCGGGATCTGGTGCTGTTTGAAACCAAGGTGATGATGGAGTATCTGGACGAGCGTTTCCCGCACCCGCCGCTGCTGCCGGTTTACCCGGTTGCCCGCGCACAGAGCCGCCAGATTATGTATCGCATCGAACGCGACTGGTGTCCGCTGGTTGACAAGGTTCTCGCCGGTGGGAAAGATGCCCCTGCGGCACGCAAAGAACTGCGCGACAGCCTGGCTGGTATAGCGCCGATGTTTGACGACTTGCCGTATTTCTTCAATGAGGAGTTTTCACTGGTGGACTGCTGCATGGCACCGCTGCTGTGGCGCTTGGAACAATTTGAAATCAGTCTGCCCAACACCAAGCAGGTAAAACCGCTGCTGGACTATATGGACCGTCTGTTTGCCCGTGATGCCTTCCAGCAGAGTCTCACCGAATACGAACGGGAAATGCGCTGA